A region from the Triticum urartu cultivar G1812 chromosome 1, Tu2.1, whole genome shotgun sequence genome encodes:
- the LOC125534880 gene encoding uncharacterized protein LOC125534880, translating to MGKVCCSSESEEEAGFSFLGLLVAAVIALVFMLLCTPPKRRSVTIYPCC from the coding sequence ATGGGGAAGGTGTGCTGCAGCAGCGagtcggaggaggaggcggggtTCAGCTTCCTGGGGCTCCTCGTCGCGGCCGTCATCGCCCTGGTGTTCATGCTCCTCTGCACCCCGCCGAAGCGGCGCTCCGTCACCATCTACCCGTGCTGTTGA